A stretch of DNA from Alicyclobacillus acidocaldarius subsp. acidocaldarius Tc-4-1:
ATGGTCAGGCCCTTGCTCGCCAAGACCAGAGGCACAAGCGTGCCAAAGCCGTAGTAGCCGAAGGTCTGGAGGATTTGAAAGATCCAAAGCATGATGGTTCGCTTGGCGTACGTCGGCGTGAACAACGTCCTGAGCGGCACGCGCTTCGGCTCTACAGCATCGGTGGCAGGTGTCCCCTTTCCGGGTTCACCCGGAGCTTCTTCCAAGAAGCGCGCCAGAATTTGCTCCGCTTCCTGATGCCTGCCCACCGATTCTAGCCAGCGAGGCGATTCGGGCAGGATGCGCTGCAACGACCAGACAATGATGGCCCCGAGGGAACCGATGACAAACAACCAGCGCCAGCCCGCCATCAGGAAGTGCGTGGTCACGAGGGCACGTGCCAAAAATCCTTCCACTGGCGTCGCACAGAATTCCAGTGTGTACGTCCACGCCATGATCCGCCCGCGGTTATGCGCAGGGAAGATCTCGCTCAAGTACACGTCGCAGAGTGGCAACAGCGCACCGATGCCAAGTCCGGCGAGGAATCGGAAAACAATCAAGAAGGCCGCATTGGGGCTGAAGGCCGCGATGAAAGTGAAGACGGAGTACGTCGACAAGATCCCGAGAAACGCGGCTTTTCGCCCGACGCGATCGGCGAGCGCATTGAATCCAATGCTGCCGATGAACATGCCGAGAAATGCGGATGAGAGCAGGAGCGCCTGCTCCGACTTGGGGATGTGGAATGCGCCCGTCAGCACAGTTCCGAGCACGCCGGAGAGGTAAATGTCGAACAGGTCGAAGAACAAGCTGATGCCGACGATCACGGCGATGCGCTTGTGCCACCGCGTGAGGGGCATCTGATTGAGGCGCGCAGCGACCATAGGTGTAGACAAGGTCATCCCTCGCTTTCTGACGATTGCCCGCCCGCTTTCACCACCTCCATGGGCAGGTCGTGATATTGTGTACACGGTTTCATTATACAACCGTCAAATTTCTCTGAACACACTGCCAAACCGCCTTCTCGGCCTAGTTCCTGTATAATGAGGCTATGTAACCGCTATCGAAACGAGGCGCCTGTCTGCTGTCACGGCCCGTGGGCGCCCGACGAGGAGGCTCGTACATGTCTGAAGCGTACAGACCCGGTTTGGAGAATGTGATCGCGTGTGAGACGGAGATCTC
This window harbors:
- a CDS encoding MFS transporter; the encoded protein is MVAARLNQMPLTRWHKRIAVIVGISLFFDLFDIYLSGVLGTVLTGAFHIPKSEQALLLSSAFLGMFIGSIGFNALADRVGRKAAFLGILSTYSVFTFIAAFSPNAAFLIVFRFLAGLGIGALLPLCDVYLSEIFPAHNRGRIMAWTYTLEFCATPVEGFLARALVTTHFLMAGWRWLFVIGSLGAIIVWSLQRILPESPRWLESVGRHQEAEQILARFLEEAPGEPGKGTPATDAVEPKRVPLRTLFTPTYAKRTIMLWIFQILQTFGYYGFGTLVPLVLASKGLTITTSLTYAAVSFIGYPIGSLLSVPIVERIERKWIVVGAAFCMAVFGILFGMTTRPTLIMLFGFLYTLSSNIFSNGYHIFQAEIYPTSVRATAVGTAYSLSRLMSGLMPFILLPVLHAHGATAMFSVVAGAMVLLMIDVGALGPKTTGRALEDVNERVIVQEQGPNVGV